In Candidatus Tumulicola sp., a single window of DNA contains:
- a CDS encoding OmpA family protein, which yields MQKALLVVFAAILIVGCAKQQAAVQATPSATVAATTTPGEGASESPQPAESVTPSPTPTPTPVPNLLAQSAIVRAWPPTAADNSPAALLNDEQWQSAPGATGTLIFVFELAAPASVGQFVLSPSSTPATDPQKVRVEGSLSGADTGYSDIGTFTIDSTGNVTTFPVEPPAHARWLRVSFEQRGTTGTTLHQFEAHGVLDAIAPAKPMAGTWLLDQWTKMPKATDAMWKLPGRLPQSFDWKAFKDSHSLLKVIALGNEFRALECIDLGTSGIGYSGTQALTQDGATVLWQSIGERMTFGPGTLNVEGNVLAGSGYMALRLSDAVKCNPPAPPKGHGKPVLVLAPGGDPTTFSPYDDPETYPGFRFIPQYVGLFEPSQLAGMDSVILLNVCDGSTIFAKAQASALLEFVASGHKLIIRDADSCTQSGYAFMPYPFTTNNPGAKGNHGNNLVLVESSELGSGDRGDRAHFIDASAYAKHQWNQLGDANTVISQDSHWCGHLFGTNSNGVNGFMEMFAPYGRGLLIYNGFDVDDWRVPDYRKLVKLELSHPVPYNPPCTQPVSSSFLVSPSTNRQLASGTASRQKFDLMVLANQGYAGSVSLVAKAPAEAPWVTTLSKSQVELKGDTKPLTFSIDVPADARPGSYSFLVKGIDAKGQSAQATITLTVANPPPKKIERALEKSKRIAIYGIHFDFNSATVRKESQPVIRDIADILKQHADWKLTIEGHTDNVGGAAYNLDLSKRRAEAVRSILVTRYAIAAARLSSAGYGFTHPKASNATEAGRAENRRVELVRR from the coding sequence ATGCAAAAGGCGCTTCTGGTGGTATTTGCGGCGATTCTAATCGTCGGCTGCGCGAAGCAGCAGGCAGCAGTGCAAGCGACGCCGAGCGCCACAGTCGCGGCGACCACCACGCCGGGAGAAGGCGCCAGCGAGTCGCCGCAGCCGGCTGAAAGCGTGACGCCTTCGCCGACCCCAACTCCGACGCCCGTGCCCAACCTGCTCGCGCAGAGCGCGATCGTGCGCGCATGGCCTCCAACAGCCGCCGACAACTCGCCCGCAGCGCTGCTCAACGACGAGCAATGGCAGTCGGCACCGGGCGCGACCGGCACTCTGATCTTTGTCTTCGAGCTGGCGGCGCCGGCGAGCGTCGGACAATTCGTCCTTTCGCCTTCCAGCACACCGGCGACCGACCCGCAGAAGGTGAGGGTCGAAGGTTCGTTGAGCGGCGCCGATACGGGCTACAGCGACATCGGCACGTTCACGATCGATTCCACGGGCAACGTCACGACCTTCCCAGTCGAGCCGCCGGCGCACGCGCGTTGGCTGCGAGTCTCGTTTGAGCAGCGCGGCACAACAGGCACGACGCTCCACCAATTCGAGGCGCATGGCGTGCTCGACGCGATCGCGCCGGCGAAGCCGATGGCTGGTACATGGCTGCTCGATCAGTGGACGAAGATGCCGAAGGCGACCGATGCGATGTGGAAACTGCCGGGCAGGCTGCCGCAAAGCTTCGATTGGAAGGCCTTTAAAGACTCGCACTCGCTGCTCAAGGTCATCGCGCTCGGGAACGAGTTCCGGGCGCTCGAGTGCATCGACCTTGGCACAAGCGGGATCGGCTACTCGGGCACGCAAGCCCTCACCCAGGACGGCGCAACTGTGCTTTGGCAATCCATCGGCGAGCGCATGACCTTCGGACCCGGAACGCTGAACGTCGAAGGCAACGTGCTCGCAGGGAGCGGATACATGGCGCTGCGCCTCAGCGACGCCGTGAAGTGCAACCCGCCAGCGCCTCCCAAAGGCCACGGCAAGCCGGTGCTGGTGCTGGCTCCGGGCGGCGATCCGACCACGTTTTCGCCCTACGATGATCCCGAGACGTACCCTGGCTTTCGTTTCATTCCGCAATATGTAGGACTCTTCGAGCCATCGCAACTAGCGGGGATGGACAGCGTCATCCTGCTCAACGTGTGCGACGGGAGCACGATCTTCGCGAAAGCCCAAGCATCCGCGCTGCTCGAGTTCGTCGCCTCCGGGCACAAACTCATCATCCGCGACGCCGACAGCTGTACGCAATCGGGCTACGCTTTCATGCCGTACCCGTTCACGACGAACAACCCCGGGGCAAAAGGCAACCACGGCAATAACCTCGTCCTCGTGGAATCGAGCGAACTCGGCAGCGGCGACCGCGGCGACCGTGCGCATTTCATCGACGCGAGCGCCTATGCGAAACATCAATGGAATCAGCTGGGCGACGCGAATACCGTCATTTCGCAGGATTCCCACTGGTGCGGACATCTATTCGGCACGAACTCGAACGGCGTGAACGGCTTCATGGAGATGTTCGCTCCGTACGGTCGCGGCCTTCTCATCTACAATGGATTCGACGTCGACGACTGGCGCGTTCCCGACTACCGGAAGCTCGTCAAATTGGAGCTCTCGCACCCCGTGCCTTACAACCCGCCCTGCACGCAGCCGGTTTCGAGCAGTTTCTTGGTCTCGCCATCGACGAACAGGCAGCTCGCGTCGGGCACAGCGTCTCGGCAGAAATTCGATCTCATGGTGCTCGCCAATCAGGGCTACGCCGGCTCGGTCAGTCTCGTCGCCAAAGCGCCGGCCGAGGCGCCGTGGGTCACAACGCTTTCGAAAAGCCAGGTCGAGCTCAAGGGGGACACCAAGCCGCTGACATTCTCGATCGACGTTCCGGCGGACGCGCGACCGGGCTCGTACTCTTTTTTGGTCAAGGGCATCGACGCGAAGGGGCAGTCGGCGCAAGCGACCATCACGCTGACCGTGGCCAACCCACCGCCCAAAAAGATCGAGCGCGCGCTCGAGAAGAGCAAGCGTATCGCCATCTACGGCATCCATTTCGATTTCAACAGCGCGACGGTGCGCAAAGAATCGCAGCCGGTCATCCGCGACATCGCCGACATACTCAAACAGCATGCGGATTGGAAGCTGACGATCGAGGGTCACACCGACAACGTCGGCGGCGCCGCCTACAATCTCGATCTTTCGAAGCGGCGCGCCGAAGCGGTGAGGAGTATCTTGGTGACACGCTATGCCATAGCGGCGGCTCGGCTGTCCTCGGCGGGTTACGGCTTCACCCACCCAAAGGCGTCTAACGCCACCGAAGCGGGTCGCGCCGAAAACCGCCGCGTGGAGCTGGTCCGCCGCTAA
- a CDS encoding TIM barrel protein, producing MPQNAGQVMQVSCSSRPFAQAFRDGSMTQLEWIDLCAGDLPLDGIEPCVSHFPRTDVEYLAQIKKLCVDRALTVAGAQSEVAFGANVDSDVEQIKEALDVALAIGAPLVRFSCGAASGSPGIAWRELIRGLKHASGHAKLRNVTLALEPTGGMLVATPEDCKRALKECDSAWLRCALPLGALAASPGEWAPLLTETVLLVAYLNGTPPRAPAGARGFVTIDGANGTADASAVREFVAALQA from the coding sequence ATGCCGCAGAACGCCGGGCAGGTCATGCAGGTTTCGTGCAGTTCGCGTCCATTCGCTCAAGCCTTTCGCGACGGCTCCATGACGCAGCTCGAGTGGATCGACCTGTGCGCCGGCGATCTGCCACTGGACGGGATCGAGCCGTGCGTTTCCCACTTCCCTCGCACTGACGTCGAATATCTCGCTCAGATCAAAAAGCTCTGCGTGGACCGCGCTCTGACGGTCGCCGGTGCCCAGTCCGAAGTCGCGTTCGGGGCGAACGTCGACTCCGACGTCGAGCAAATCAAAGAAGCGCTCGACGTCGCACTCGCCATCGGCGCACCGCTGGTCCGCTTTTCATGCGGCGCTGCTTCCGGGTCTCCCGGCATCGCGTGGCGCGAGCTCATCCGCGGTTTGAAGCACGCGAGCGGCCACGCAAAACTGCGCAATGTCACGCTCGCGCTCGAGCCGACCGGCGGCATGCTCGTCGCGACGCCGGAAGACTGCAAGCGCGCGCTCAAAGAATGCGATTCAGCGTGGTTGCGCTGCGCATTGCCGCTGGGCGCGCTCGCCGCCTCGCCCGGTGAGTGGGCGCCGCTCCTGACCGAAACCGTCCTGCTCGTCGCTTATCTCAACGGCACGCCGCCGCGGGCGCCGGCCGGAGCCCGCGGTTTCGTCACGATTGACGGCGCGAATGGCACGGCTGATGCCTCGGCCGTTCGCGAATTCGTGGCGGCGCTGCAGGCTTAG
- the rpiB gene encoding ribose 5-phosphate isomerase B yields the protein MSKKVFRIAVGCDHAGFLYKTKIAERLRALGHEVVDFGTYSTDPVDYPLVGFKVGEAVAGGEFERGVLVCGSSLGIAIAANKVKGVRAVPISEPYSARLSRQHNDANIICFGERLTGWEMVEECLDVWLHAEAEGGRHARRVGEINDYEPAGKERV from the coding sequence ATGTCCAAAAAAGTCTTTCGCATCGCCGTGGGCTGCGATCACGCCGGCTTCCTTTACAAGACCAAAATAGCGGAGCGTCTGCGCGCTTTAGGTCACGAAGTCGTTGATTTCGGCACCTACTCAACGGACCCGGTCGACTATCCGCTCGTCGGTTTCAAGGTAGGCGAAGCCGTCGCCGGCGGCGAGTTCGAGCGCGGCGTCTTGGTGTGCGGTTCGAGTTTGGGCATCGCCATCGCCGCCAACAAGGTCAAGGGCGTGCGCGCCGTGCCGATCAGCGAGCCGTATTCAGCGCGCCTTTCGCGCCAGCACAACGACGCGAACATCATCTGCTTCGGCGAACGGCTGACCGGCTGGGAGATGGTCGAAGAATGCCTCGACGTCTGGCTGCACGCGGAAGCGGAAGGCGGGCGGCACGCGCGCCGCGTCGGCGAGATCAACGACTACGAACCGGCGGGCAAGGAGCGGGTATAG
- the glyA gene encoding serine hydroxymethyltransferase, producing MNARLLEQTALAATDPEIYQAILKEEERQRRNLELIASENYVSAAVREAAGSVMTNKYAEGYPGRRYYGGCEFVDIAETLAIERVKKLFGAEYANVQPHSGAQANMGVYFAAFSPGDTILGAALDHGGHLTHGSKVSFSGKLYRAMTYGVNAKTEQFDYDEIRALAREHKPKMVVTGWSAYSRIPDWKAFADIAHEVGAVLLADIAHVAGLVAVGIHPSPVGVADYVTTTTHKTLRGPRGGVIMCDVERGKGISKTIFPGIQGGPLMHIIAAKAVAFAEASRPEFAVYARQVVANAQALASGLVAHGLRIVSGGTDNHLMLVDVSVRGHTGKDVETYLDAIGITVNKNTIPFDKNPPAVASGVRIGTPAITTRGMKETEMREIADIIGAAMDDIGARARVDALRNRTFALTSQFGVP from the coding sequence ATGAACGCGCGACTGCTCGAGCAGACGGCCCTAGCCGCCACCGACCCCGAGATCTATCAAGCCATACTCAAAGAGGAAGAACGCCAGCGCCGCAATCTCGAGCTGATCGCGTCGGAGAACTACGTGAGCGCGGCGGTGCGCGAAGCCGCCGGCTCCGTGATGACCAACAAGTACGCCGAAGGCTACCCCGGCCGGCGCTACTACGGCGGATGCGAGTTCGTGGACATCGCCGAAACGCTGGCCATCGAGCGCGTCAAAAAGCTGTTCGGAGCGGAGTATGCCAACGTGCAGCCGCATTCGGGCGCGCAAGCCAACATGGGCGTGTATTTCGCCGCGTTTTCGCCCGGCGACACGATCCTCGGAGCCGCGCTCGACCACGGCGGCCATCTCACCCATGGCAGCAAGGTCAGTTTCAGCGGCAAGCTGTATCGCGCGATGACCTACGGGGTCAACGCCAAGACCGAGCAGTTCGACTATGACGAGATCCGCGCGCTCGCGCGAGAGCATAAGCCGAAGATGGTCGTCACCGGATGGAGCGCGTACTCGCGCATTCCTGATTGGAAGGCGTTCGCCGACATCGCGCACGAGGTCGGCGCGGTGTTGTTGGCGGACATCGCCCACGTCGCAGGCTTGGTGGCGGTAGGGATCCACCCGTCGCCGGTCGGCGTGGCGGATTACGTCACGACGACGACCCACAAGACGCTGCGCGGGCCGCGCGGCGGCGTGATCATGTGCGATGTCGAGCGCGGCAAAGGCATCAGCAAGACGATCTTCCCCGGCATTCAGGGCGGCCCGCTGATGCACATCATCGCTGCCAAAGCGGTGGCGTTCGCCGAGGCGTCGCGGCCCGAGTTCGCGGTCTACGCGCGCCAGGTCGTCGCCAACGCACAAGCCCTGGCGAGCGGGCTCGTGGCGCACGGGCTGCGCATCGTCAGCGGCGGCACCGACAATCATCTGATGCTGGTGGACGTCTCGGTGCGCGGGCATACCGGCAAGGACGTCGAGACGTATCTCGATGCGATCGGGATCACCGTCAACAAGAACACGATCCCATTCGACAAGAATCCGCCCGCAGTAGCCAGCGGCGTGCGCATCGGCACGCCGGCGATCACCACGCGCGGGATGAAAGAGACCGAGATGCGCGAGATCGCGGACATCATCGGCGCGGCGATGGACGATATCGGGGCCCGCGCGCGAGTGGACGCGCTGCGCAATCGCACGTTCGCCTTGACCAGCCAGTTCGGTGTGCCGTGA
- the upp gene encoding uracil phosphoribosyltransferase, which yields MTHAEAGLKSGTPHAFANLTLVEHPLVQDKLGRLRDAATPDKEFRELCTELATLVAFPATADLETTETTVATPLDWCPAQKLTRVPLLVPILRAGLGLVPGFHALMPQAHVAHIGVYRDPDTLEAVPYYLNLPDDLRGRRAFVLDPMLATGASAVAAVNLLVERGAAIEDLRLIALIAAPEGVSRVCAAHPSLKMFSCALDKHLNSHGYIIPGLGDAGDRLFGRGAGRVPQTRAR from the coding sequence GTGACGCATGCTGAGGCCGGACTGAAATCCGGCACACCACATGCTTTTGCGAACCTCACGCTCGTCGAGCACCCGCTCGTACAGGATAAGCTAGGCCGGCTGCGCGACGCTGCGACTCCCGACAAAGAATTCCGGGAGCTCTGCACCGAGCTCGCCACGCTCGTGGCGTTTCCGGCGACCGCCGACCTCGAGACGACCGAGACGACGGTGGCCACGCCGCTGGACTGGTGCCCTGCCCAAAAATTGACGCGCGTCCCCCTGCTCGTGCCGATCCTGCGCGCCGGTCTCGGACTCGTGCCGGGGTTCCATGCGCTGATGCCACAAGCGCACGTCGCCCATATCGGCGTGTATCGAGATCCCGATACGCTGGAGGCCGTGCCGTACTATTTGAACCTGCCTGACGATCTTCGCGGGCGCCGCGCTTTCGTGCTCGACCCCATGCTCGCGACCGGTGCGTCGGCGGTGGCGGCCGTCAACCTGCTGGTCGAACGCGGTGCAGCGATCGAGGACCTGCGTCTCATCGCATTGATCGCAGCGCCCGAAGGCGTGTCACGCGTCTGTGCGGCGCACCCGAGCCTCAAGATGTTCTCGTGCGCCCTGGACAAGCATCTGAACAGCCACGGGTACATCATTCCGGGTTTGGGCGACGCCGGCGATCGCCTTTTCGGCCGCGGCGCCGGACGAGTTCCGCAGACGCGCGCGCGATGA
- a CDS encoding cytidine/deoxycytidylate deaminase family protein translates to MKEVLAQKPGSADADRPSWDEYFIAITRAVATRATCSRRSVGAVIVKDKRILATGYNGAPVGMRHCDHSDGGDMRNGHCTRSTHAEQNAIVQAARYGIPIAGGSMYCTDSPCLTCAKLAINAGLVRIVYEDAYPDELAAQMLFEAGVKVERMGGSTA, encoded by the coding sequence ATGAAAGAAGTTTTGGCCCAAAAGCCCGGGTCCGCGGACGCCGATCGGCCTTCATGGGACGAATACTTCATCGCCATCACCCGCGCAGTCGCCACGCGCGCGACCTGCTCGCGCCGCTCCGTCGGCGCGGTCATCGTCAAAGACAAACGCATTCTGGCGACCGGCTACAACGGCGCGCCGGTCGGCATGCGCCACTGCGACCACTCCGACGGCGGCGACATGCGCAACGGCCATTGCACCCGCTCCACTCATGCCGAGCAAAACGCGATCGTCCAGGCCGCACGCTACGGCATCCCGATCGCCGGCGGCTCGATGTATTGCACCGATAGCCCCTGTCTGACGTGCGCGAAACTCGCCATCAATGCAGGGCTCGTGCGTATCGTGTATGAGGACGCCTATCCGGACGAACTCGCCGCTCAGATGTTGTTCGAGGCCGGGGTGAAAGTCGAGCGCATGGGCGGGAGCACGGCGTGA
- a CDS encoding MraY family glycosyltransferase, which produces MIQFAHFDFNIYVMCGATFAVALIVCLLFTPLVRRMAFKVGAFDQPDGDRRVHVEPTPRLGGIAIYLSFMLSLFVILNIALNNNLVIVRFLSDRDLAHIIGLLFGGTLMMGVGLWDDIMHMSPQRKFAAQFVVALIATVLYGFTIYHLKIPFIGPVDLAWFGIPFSLFWYLGMVNAINFLDGLDGLVAGYAAIACVSLAIVSIMHGQYLVAIIASTLAGSALGFLPYNYNPARIFMGDSGALFIGFVLASIGVMGTEKEAVAISLAVPLLVLALPILDTASVIVRRIRNRTPVFAADREHMHHRLLDLGLSQRQAVMLFYAVGGLLGAAAIALSRFGGSRTF; this is translated from the coding sequence GTGATCCAGTTCGCGCACTTCGACTTCAATATCTACGTCATGTGCGGCGCGACGTTTGCCGTGGCGCTCATCGTCTGCCTGCTGTTCACGCCGCTCGTGCGTCGCATGGCCTTCAAGGTCGGCGCCTTCGATCAGCCCGACGGCGACCGGCGCGTCCATGTCGAACCCACGCCGCGCCTCGGCGGCATCGCCATCTACCTGAGTTTCATGTTGTCGCTGTTCGTCATCCTCAATATCGCGCTGAACAACAACCTCGTGATCGTGCGTTTCTTGAGCGACCGCGACCTCGCGCACATCATCGGCTTGCTCTTCGGCGGAACGCTCATGATGGGAGTCGGGTTGTGGGATGACATCATGCATATGAGCCCGCAACGCAAATTCGCAGCGCAGTTCGTCGTGGCGCTCATCGCAACCGTGCTGTACGGCTTCACGATCTATCATTTGAAGATCCCGTTCATCGGTCCAGTCGATCTCGCGTGGTTCGGCATCCCCTTCTCGTTGTTCTGGTACCTCGGCATGGTCAACGCCATAAACTTCCTGGACGGGCTGGACGGCCTCGTGGCAGGTTACGCCGCGATCGCCTGCGTCAGCCTCGCGATCGTATCGATCATGCACGGACAGTATCTGGTGGCGATCATCGCCTCGACGCTGGCCGGGTCCGCGCTCGGCTTCTTACCTTATAACTACAATCCGGCGCGCATCTTCATGGGCGACAGCGGCGCGCTCTTCATCGGCTTCGTGCTGGCCAGCATCGGGGTGATGGGCACCGAGAAGGAAGCGGTCGCCATTTCGCTGGCCGTGCCGCTGCTCGTGCTGGCCCTGCCGATCCTCGACACCGCAAGCGTCATCGTTCGCCGGATCCGCAACCGCACGCCCGTGTTCGCCGCGGACCGCGAGCACATGCATCACCGCTTGCTCGATCTCGGGCTGTCGCAACGTCAGGCGGTCATGCTGTTCTACGCCGTCGGCGGCCTGCTCGGCGCCGCGGCCATCGCGCTCTCGCGGTTTGGGGGATCGCGCACCTTTTGA
- the wecB gene encoding UDP-N-acetylglucosamine 2-epimerase (non-hydrolyzing), with the protein MCPLRVAVVFGTRPDAVKMAPVVHALSADSRFTCVTVASAQHREMLDEVLGLFGIRPEHDLEVMSEGQSLTDVTTRVLERLDAVLADVRPDEVLVHGDTTTSTAAALAAYYRKIPVGHVEAGLRTDTIYEPFPEEMNRRLTGVIATHHFAPTPTARANLLREGKAPNSIVVTGNTVIDAFLWVHERIGPDDVPEVATKRLLFVEAHRRENFGEPLEAVCRALGSVVERHGDLSLIWPVHPNPAVVETARRLLQNRPRVHLVAPLSYRKLVGAISRATLVATDSGGLQEEAPCLGKPVIVLRRVTERPEGLAAGTLRLVGTDEKVIADALNELLDDPAAYERMARASNPYGDGQAARRVADALWAFHRNAPMPDEFDPSRPPTLPKAVR; encoded by the coding sequence ATGTGCCCCCTGCGCGTCGCCGTCGTGTTCGGCACGCGGCCCGACGCCGTCAAGATGGCGCCGGTCGTGCACGCGCTCTCCGCCGACTCGCGTTTCACGTGCGTGACGGTCGCCTCGGCGCAGCACCGCGAGATGCTCGACGAAGTGCTTGGGCTCTTCGGCATCAGGCCCGAACACGATCTGGAGGTGATGAGCGAGGGCCAATCGCTCACCGATGTGACGACCCGCGTCTTGGAGCGCCTCGATGCGGTGCTCGCAGACGTCCGTCCCGACGAGGTGCTCGTGCACGGGGACACGACGACCTCGACCGCCGCGGCCCTCGCCGCATATTATAGGAAGATCCCGGTCGGCCACGTCGAGGCAGGCCTGCGCACCGACACCATCTACGAGCCCTTTCCCGAGGAGATGAACCGGCGCCTGACCGGCGTGATCGCGACGCACCACTTCGCGCCCACGCCCACCGCGCGCGCCAACCTGCTCCGCGAGGGCAAGGCTCCCAACAGCATCGTGGTCACCGGCAACACGGTGATCGACGCCTTTTTGTGGGTGCACGAACGCATCGGGCCGGACGACGTGCCTGAGGTCGCTACCAAGCGGCTGTTGTTCGTGGAGGCGCACCGCCGCGAGAACTTCGGCGAACCGCTCGAAGCCGTCTGCCGCGCGCTCGGCTCGGTCGTGGAGCGGCACGGGGATCTCTCGCTCATTTGGCCGGTGCATCCCAACCCTGCGGTGGTCGAGACCGCGCGCCGCCTGCTGCAAAACCGGCCTCGCGTGCACTTGGTGGCACCGCTCAGCTATCGAAAACTCGTCGGCGCGATCAGCCGCGCGACGCTTGTCGCCACCGATTCAGGCGGATTGCAAGAAGAGGCGCCGTGTCTAGGCAAGCCCGTGATCGTGCTGCGCCGCGTCACCGAGCGGCCTGAGGGATTGGCGGCGGGGACCCTTCGCTTGGTCGGCACCGATGAGAAGGTCATCGCCGACGCGCTCAACGAGTTGCTCGACGACCCGGCAGCGTACGAGCGCATGGCGCGCGCTTCAAATCCGTACGGCGATGGTCAAGCCGCACGCCGCGTCGCAGACGCGTTGTGGGCGTTCCATCGCAACGCTCCGATGCCCGACGAATTCGATCCGTCAAGGCCCCCGACGCTGCCGAAAGCGGTGCGATGA
- a CDS encoding AtpZ/AtpI family protein — protein sequence MKPSEPLALSRLSGAGFTVVGTIIVGFALGLLANKFLHAPWAVPVGIVAGFVAGMVSMFRQLAR from the coding sequence ATGAAACCGAGCGAGCCGCTCGCGTTGTCGCGTCTGAGCGGCGCGGGGTTCACCGTGGTCGGCACGATCATCGTCGGTTTCGCGCTTGGGTTGCTGGCGAACAAGTTCTTGCACGCGCCGTGGGCCGTGCCGGTCGGCATCGTGGCCGGCTTCGTCGCGGGCATGGTCTCGATGTTCCGCCAACTCGCCCGCTAG
- the atpB gene encoding F0F1 ATP synthase subunit A translates to MQQGVGEHPLWHVPFLPAPFNTVHADTVVITWLVMAIALVAVGALAAAHPITVVSKRYSVMELIVSFASDLATGILGKNGAPYVPFVISLFIFILLMNEIGLFPFIGKSPTADLNTTAALAVTTILLIQLIGIRNHGLGYYKHLIIKPWVLGVLMLPINIIDELARPVTLAMRLFGNIFAGEVLLLVIAVVIGAHLGLISAVANGLPVVVYIFNLLVGLIQAVVFSLLTIAYLITPTQESTEH, encoded by the coding sequence ATGCAGCAAGGCGTCGGCGAGCACCCTCTGTGGCACGTGCCGTTTCTGCCTGCGCCGTTCAACACGGTGCATGCCGACACGGTCGTGATCACATGGCTCGTCATGGCGATCGCGCTCGTCGCCGTCGGCGCTCTTGCCGCTGCGCATCCCATCACCGTCGTTTCCAAGCGCTACAGCGTTATGGAGTTGATCGTCAGCTTCGCCAGCGACCTGGCGACCGGCATCCTGGGCAAAAACGGCGCGCCCTACGTCCCGTTCGTCATATCGCTGTTCATCTTCATCCTGTTGATGAACGAGATCGGCTTGTTCCCCTTCATCGGCAAGTCTCCGACCGCCGACTTGAACACCACGGCCGCGCTGGCCGTCACCACGATCCTGCTCATCCAGCTCATCGGCATCCGCAATCATGGGCTCGGCTACTACAAGCATCTGATCATCAAACCGTGGGTTCTCGGCGTCTTGATGCTGCCGATCAACATCATCGACGAACTCGCGAGACCTGTGACGCTCGCCATGCGGCTGTTCGGCAACATCTTCGCGGGCGAGGTGTTGCTGCTCGTCATCGCCGTGGTCATCGGCGCGCATCTCGGTCTCATCTCGGCGGTCGCCAACGGCCTGCCGGTAGTCGTCTACATCTTCAACTTGCTGGTCGGCCTCATCCAGGCGGTGGTCTTCTCACTCTTGACCATCGCGTACCTCATCACTCCGACACAAGAGTCAACGGAACACTAA
- the atpE gene encoding ATP synthase F0 subunit C → MENAILTASVILSFALMVGFAAFGSAIGDGIIGSKAVESIARQPEARPNIFFFYFLGFGILESFPIIAIALAFFLLIGGGGLGIMKALKPLLGP, encoded by the coding sequence GTGGAAAACGCAATCCTCACCGCTTCGGTCATTTTGAGCTTCGCCCTCATGGTGGGCTTCGCTGCTTTCGGCTCGGCTATCGGCGACGGCATCATCGGGAGCAAAGCCGTCGAGTCCATCGCGCGCCAGCCGGAAGCCCGGCCGAACATCTTTTTCTTCTACTTCCTCGGCTTCGGCATCCTTGAGTCGTTCCCGATCATCGCGATCGCTCTCGCGTTCTTCTTGCTCATCGGCGGCGGCGGTCTTGGGATCATGAAGGCTCTCAAACCCCTTCTCGGACCGTGA
- a CDS encoding ATP synthase F0 subunit B, which translates to MLLSLDGTFLLQILNFLVFWTLLNFLFIGPTQRAIAGRQRHIAELYAKGDEYLAQAGALQAEAEAIYAEGRRATDEIMRGASSQASTEVRAIENKAVEEGSAIVQLAHATVASERATAVAAQGPFVQELARSMVAKAVNGDAA; encoded by the coding sequence ATGCTGCTGAGCCTCGACGGCACCTTCCTCCTTCAAATCCTGAACTTCCTCGTGTTCTGGACGCTGTTGAATTTCTTGTTCATCGGTCCGACACAGCGTGCCATCGCGGGGCGGCAGCGCCATATCGCGGAGCTCTACGCCAAAGGCGACGAATACCTGGCGCAAGCCGGCGCGCTGCAAGCGGAAGCGGAAGCGATCTACGCAGAAGGGCGACGCGCGACCGACGAGATCATGCGCGGCGCCTCATCGCAAGCTTCCACGGAGGTCAGGGCGATCGAGAACAAGGCCGTCGAAGAAGGCAGCGCCATCGTCCAACTCGCACACGCGACGGTCGCGAGCGAGCGCGCCACGGCTGTGGCCGCGCAAGGGCCCTTCGTTCAAGAATTGGCGAGAAGCATGGTGGCGAAGGCCGTGAACGGAGACGCGGCGTGA
- the atpH gene encoding ATP synthase F1 subunit delta: MLKESIAARYSAALFSLANEQGELTETVEQLDAVVAAIHKDAALASFFASPVVDREVKQGILRRTLERKVSELALNFVLLLVRKRRETLLDIIARQMQELREREAGRQAADIATAKPLSKRELDLLAKRLSQIHGRTIIPQPKVVPELLGGAVVKVGDRYTDASVSGKLEELRRHLLAVEDLQAPLSPNGKA; the protein is encoded by the coding sequence GTGCTTAAAGAAAGCATCGCCGCACGCTACTCGGCAGCGCTTTTCTCGCTCGCCAACGAGCAAGGCGAATTGACCGAGACGGTGGAGCAGCTCGACGCGGTGGTGGCGGCGATCCACAAGGACGCCGCACTCGCATCGTTCTTCGCCTCGCCCGTCGTGGACCGGGAAGTGAAGCAAGGCATCCTCCGTCGCACGCTCGAGCGCAAGGTGAGCGAACTGGCGCTGAACTTCGTCCTGCTGCTGGTCAGGAAACGCCGCGAGACTTTGCTCGACATCATCGCGCGCCAGATGCAGGAGCTGCGCGAACGCGAAGCGGGCCGCCAAGCGGCGGATATCGCGACCGCCAAACCGCTGTCGAAGCGAGAGCTCGACTTGCTGGCCAAGCGGCTTTCCCAGATCCACGGGCGCACGATCATCCCGCAGCCCAAGGTCGTGCCCGAGCTCTTGGGCGGCGCGGTCGTGAAAGTCGGCGACCGCTACACCGACGCGAGCGTTTCGGGCAAGCTCGAAGAATTGCGCCGCCACCTGCTGGCGGTCGAAGACCTCCAGGCGCCGCTGTCGCCCAACGGAAAGGCATAG